A single region of the Triticum dicoccoides isolate Atlit2015 ecotype Zavitan chromosome 2B, WEW_v2.0, whole genome shotgun sequence genome encodes:
- the LOC119365579 gene encoding uncharacterized protein LOC119365579: MADVPDESATQSQAQGCGSYPFSFPSQPPDIRNWFSSYQYESPEVPELAVDPPAVDNGSETQDPLEYRVAEHSFLKHAPLDGGADLKGGCFGSQAQAEPVEVSARRGILPIGRGTVEQGTKRKQSLRGLFGAGFLDDHEEATQTEGRVVSPVQRSAVDPPWNRNWVGLQNRKRSHEGMVEYSELPTDSESTCIAETQAESRVALPVLRSAVDPPWNCNWIGLSNGKHIHEGVVEHSELLTDSEGTCIAETQENPRGGQEIYHKKRPFNCGGASLADIEEGFIEDGIEPSNLPVNSHSKGLTDAEKTEQSLPGLFEAGFLDNRDEATQTESRVVLPVLRSAVDPPWDCNWIGLRNRKRSHEGAVEDNELLTDSESTCIAETQVKPPGGQETNHTKRPVNCGGTSLAADTEEGLLEDGNKHCNLPVDSHSKGLADAEKTKQSLRGLFGAGFLDSDDEATQTESRVVSPVLRSAVDPRWNCNWIGLRNRKRSHEGGVEHSELLTDSESTCIAETQVNPPGGQQTNHSKHPVNCGGTSLAAATALEDGIEHSNLPDNFPSKGLAGSEKPKRSLRKLFGANFLDDCDEANEYETRVVSALQRNAVQPLSNCNAAGLPHIEHIHEGAVGYSELPADHEGISIAETRENPRAGWVIEHNRLPVNCGRMSLAADTEDGFLEVIEHSKPPVNSHSQVLADTEKTGIKHHILLANSNGIGSAVTEESFLIDKISRSKRKLEHKKTEETAVADGFVAIRTKVKSAEDCRTNKISKVSTGRENTTLQENRCISGTTPLGQGSTRSPMSDRTNISEVAGAPSQEISGKWKHPRKGKPNVGPPMIQLRLEQWVRRV; encoded by the exons atggccgacgTACCCGACGAATCCGCAACCCAAAGCCAG GCCCAAGGATGCGGCTCGTACCCCTTCTCGTTCCCTTCTC AGCCGCCGGACATCAGGAACTGGTTCTCGAGTTACCAGTACGAGTCGCCGGAGGTGCCGGAGCTGGCTGTTGACCCTCCTGCTGTCGACAACGGCAGCGAGACCCAAGACCCGTTGGAG TACCGGGTGGCTGAGCATTCATTTCTGAAACACGCCCCTCTGGATGGCGGTGCCGATTTGAAGGGGGGCTGTTTTGGGAGCCAAGCACAAGCAGAACCCGTTGAGGTTTCTGCTAGAAGAGGCATCCTTCCGATTGGTAGGGGCACGGTGGAACAGGGCACGAAAAGGAAGCAAAGTCTGCGGGGGCTGTTTGGGGCAGGTTTTCTGGACGACCATGAAGAAGCTACTCAAACTGAAGGCCGTGTCGTGTCGCCTGTGCAGAGAAGTGCTGTGGATCCTCCGTGGAACCGCAACTGGGTAGGCTTACAGAATAGAAAGCGCAGCCATGAAGGCATGGTTGAATACAGCGAGCTGCCGACAGATAGTGAGAGCACATGTATAGCTGAGACTCAAGCTGAAAGTCGGGTGGCGTTGCCTGTGCTGAGAAGTGCAGTGGATCCTCCGTGGAACTGCAACTGGATAGGCTTAAGTAATGGAAAGCATATCCATGAAGGCGTAGTTGAACACAGCGAGCTGCTGACGGATAGTGAGGGCACTTGTATAGCTGAAACTCAAGAAAACCCCCGAGGAGGTCAGGAGATTTACCACAAAAAACGGCCATTTAATTGCGGCGGTGCTAGCTTAGCTGATATTGAAGAAGGTTTCATAGAAGATGGCATTGAACCCAGTAACCTGCCAGTTAATTCTCACAGCAAAGGCCTAACAGATGCTGAGAAAACTGAACAAAGTCTGCCTGGGTTATTTGAAGCAGGTTTTCTTGACAACCGTGACGAAGCTACTCAAACTGAAAGTCGGGTGGTGTTGCCTGTGCTGAGAAGTGCAGTGGATCCTCCCTGGGACTGCAACTGGATAGGCTTGCGGAATAGAAAGCGCAGCCATGAAGGCGCAGTTGAAGACAACGAGCTGCTGACGGATAGTGAGAGCACTTGTATAGCTGAAACTCAAGTAAAGCCCCCAGGAGGTCAGGAGACTAACCACACCAAACGGCCAGTAAATTGTGGTGGTACTAGTTTAGCAGCAGATACTGAAGAAGGTCTCCTTGAAGATGGCAATAAACATTGCAACCTGCCAGTTGATTCTCACAGTAAAGGCCTAGCAGATGCTGAGAAAACTAAGCAAAGTCTGCGAGGGTTGTTTGGAGCAGGTTTTTTAGACAGCGATGACGAAGCTACTCAAACTGAAAGTCGGGTGGTGTCGCCTGTGCTGAGAAGTGCAGTGGATCCTCGTTGGAACTGCAACTGGATAGGCTTACGGAATAGAAAGCGCAGCCATGAAGGTGGAGTTGAGCACAGCGAGCTGCTGACGGATAGTGAGAGCACTTGTATAGCTGAAACACAAGTAAACCCCCCAGGAGGTCAGCAGACCAACCACAGCAAACATCCAGTTAATTGTGGTGGTACTAGTTTAGCAGCAGCTACTGCCCTAGAAGATGGCATTGAACATAGCAACCTGCCGGATAATTTTCCTAGTAAAGGCCTAGCGGGTAGTGAGAAGCCTAAGCGAAGTCTGCGAAAATTGTTTGGAGCAAATTTTCTTGACGATTGTGATGAAGCTAATGAATATGAAACTCGGGTGGTGTCAGCTTTACAGAGAAATGCAGTGCAGCCTCTGTCAAATTGCAATGCTGCAGGCTTGCCTCACatcgaacatatccatgaaggtgcagTCGGATACAGTGAGCTACCGGCAGATCATGAAGGCATCAGTATAGCTGAAACTCGAGAAAATCCTCGAGCAGGTTGGGTGATCGAACACAACAGACTGCCTGTTAACTGTGGTAGAATGAGTTTAGCAGCAGATACTGAAGATGGTTTCCTAGAAGTTATTGAACACAGCAAACCGCCAGTCAATTCTCATAGTCAAGTCCTAGCTGATACTGAGAAAACTGGTATCAAACACCACATACTGCTTGCTAATTCTAATGGTATCGGTTCAGCTGTTACAGAAGAAAGCTTTCTGATAGATAAAATCAGCCGAAGCAAGCGTAAACTGGAGCATAAGAAAACAGAAGAAACAGCTGTGGCGGATGGTTTCGTTGCCATCAGGACAAAGGTGAAGTCAGCTGAGGATTGCAGGACAAACAAGATTTCCAAGGTCTCAACAGGAAGAGAGAACACAACATTGCAAGAGAACCGCTGCATTTCGGGGACTACACCTTTGGGCCAAGGTAGCACAAGAAGCCCCATGTCAGATAGGACCAATATTTCAGAAGTTGCAGGAGCTCCATCACAGGAGATCAGCGGCAAATGGAAGCACCCTCGCAAAGGCAAGCCCAACGTTGGCCCTCCGATGATACAGCTGCGGTTGGAACAATGGGTGCGCCGAGTGTAA